One Brassica oleracea var. oleracea cultivar TO1000 chromosome C7, BOL, whole genome shotgun sequence genomic window carries:
- the LOC106305562 gene encoding transcriptional regulator SUPERMAN-like: MERSNNIEWRNNFYGRSRTSPWSYGDYDNYQQDHQYLLGFPWPPRSYTCSFCKRELRSAQALGGHMNVHRRERARLRLQQSSSSSSTPSPPYHNPNYSYPAMATSHPITLFPALSPPSSPGFGPCLTRSLSPKSKHLPENACETMKPPLVVEAEEAKRLCKNDAHKFLKNGEIISLNLEIGVINESEQDLDLELRLGFA; this comes from the coding sequence ATGGAGAGATCAAACAACATAGAGTGGAGAAACAACTTCTATGGCCGTTCAAGAACTTCACCATGGAGCTATGGAGATTATGATAATTACCAACAGGATCATCAGTATCTTCTAGGGTTTCCATGGCCACCAAGATCCTATACATGCAGCTTCTGCAAAAGGGAATTAAGATCGGCTCAAGCACTTGGTGGCCACATGAATGTTCACAGAAGAGAGAGAGCCAGACTCAGATTACAACAGTCTTCATCATCATCTTCAACACCTTCTCCTCCTTACCATAATCCTAATTACTCTTACCCTGCCATGGCTACGTCTCATCCTATAACCCTATTCCCAGCCCTTTCTCCTCCTTCCTCACCTGGTTTTGGACCATGTTTGACCCGTTCCTTGAGCCCCAAGTCTAAACATCTACCAGAAAACGCTTGTGAGACTATGAAACCACCTCTTGTAGTCGAGGCTGAGGAAGCTAAAAGGTTGTGCAAGAACGATGCTCACAAGTTCTTGAAGAATGGTGAAATCATCAGTTTGAACCTCGAGATTGGTGTGATCAACGAGTCAGAGCAAGATCTAGATCTGGAGCTCCGTTTGGGTTTTGCTTAG